The following coding sequences lie in one Pseudomonas syringae CC1557 genomic window:
- a CDS encoding NADP(H)-dependent aldo-keto reductase, which yields MQFRKLGKTDLSVSAICLGTMTWGEQNTQDEAFEQIRMAKDAKVNFLDTAEMYPVPPRGETYTKTESIIGEYFKKYGDRNDWVLASKVAGPGRMDHIRDGNPRLDRKNITAALEASLKRLNTDYLDLYQLHWPDRKTNFFGVLGYTHDADDQAVEIEETLSVLGDLVKAGKIRHFGLSNETPWGTQRFLHLAETLDLPRAVSIQNPYNLLNRTFEVGLAEIAIREQIGLLAYSPLAFGMLAGKYLDGARPADGRLTLFERFQRYNSPQAVSATAQYVALAREHGLDPSQMALSYVTSRPFVTSNIIGATKLDQLKINLESIDVTLSDEVIAGIEAIHTSQPNPAP from the coding sequence ATGCAATTTCGTAAATTGGGCAAGACCGACCTGTCGGTCAGCGCCATCTGCCTGGGCACCATGACCTGGGGCGAGCAGAACACCCAGGATGAAGCATTCGAACAGATTCGTATGGCCAAGGACGCGAAGGTCAACTTCCTCGACACGGCAGAAATGTACCCGGTGCCGCCGCGTGGCGAGACTTACACCAAGACCGAAAGCATCATCGGCGAGTACTTCAAGAAGTACGGCGATCGCAACGACTGGGTGCTGGCCAGCAAGGTCGCCGGTCCTGGCCGCATGGATCACATCCGCGATGGCAATCCGCGTCTTGACCGCAAGAACATCACCGCAGCGCTGGAAGCCAGTCTCAAACGCCTGAACACTGATTATCTGGACCTGTATCAGCTGCATTGGCCAGATCGCAAGACCAACTTCTTCGGCGTGCTGGGTTATACCCACGATGCGGATGATCAGGCCGTCGAGATCGAAGAAACCCTGTCGGTACTGGGCGATCTGGTCAAGGCGGGCAAGATTCGCCACTTCGGGCTGTCCAATGAAACGCCATGGGGCACCCAGCGTTTTCTGCACCTTGCCGAAACCCTGGATCTGCCACGTGCTGTCTCCATCCAGAACCCCTACAACCTGCTTAACCGCACGTTTGAAGTCGGTCTGGCAGAAATCGCCATTCGCGAACAGATCGGCCTGCTGGCCTATTCGCCACTGGCATTCGGTATGCTGGCCGGCAAGTACCTTGATGGTGCGCGTCCTGCCGATGGCCGCCTGACCCTGTTCGAGCGCTTTCAGCGTTACAACAGCCCGCAGGCCGTCAGCGCCACCGCCCAATACGTCGCGCTGGCCCGCGAGCATGGTCTGGACCCTTCGCAAATGGCCCTGTCCTATGTGACCAGCCGGCCGTTCGTGACCAGTAACATCATCGGTGCCACGAAACTCGATCAACTGAAGATCAACCTGGAGAGCATCGACGTCACGCTGTCCGATGAAGTCATCGCCGGCATCGAAGCGATTCACACCTCGCAACCCAACCCTGCGCCTTAA
- a CDS encoding TonB-dependent receptor plug domain-containing protein, with amino-acid sequence MGNFNRNALATAIFSANLLSVAGISASAYAVETTDEQNHQASTLGTVIVTGTRAQERTASASLSPIDVISGDSLRSSGSSELGTVLARLIPSINFPRPSLVDGAELTRPAQLRGLSPDQVLVLVNGKRRHTSAFVNLGGAVGRGSAPADLNAIPLSAIDHIEVLRDGASARYGSDAIAGVINIILKSADHGGSISSKYGQYKKGDGIQRQVSGNTGFALGDNGTLNLSGEGANNDYTNRAGDDLRASSAGSTTYGQQVFRQGEPETEEGKLQYNAEYSFNEAAEFYSFGGYSKRRGETAAFYRPSNASNNIAAIYPNGYLPLIHGTLEDTTFVAGLRGELADDWHYDLSANYGRNSYELRTKTINTSLGLNTPRSFDNGTLTNDQKQLSLDLSREFSAAWLPYPVSVAFGAEYLRQGYQIEAGQAESYFQTGSSGLGGFRAADAGSYSRHNFAQYLDVETNLTDKLGVSAAVRHEDYSDFGSNVSGSLSARYDFTPQVALRGSVSTGFRAPSLAQQNFTFTSSQLIGNTIQEAGTFPAGSNVAQLLGAEDLKPEKSRNYSLGLVVQPLDSLTVTADVYHIDIQDRISLSSNLVLNNAAINYLRSNGVGDINYTSARYFTNATDTSTDGVDLVANYRYQFDNGVRWNSTLGYNYNHTKVTDVKANPAILDQLGVNLVRVDRRERIGLLGDTTPQHKLTLGNDLTFGNWALHSNLVRYGEFTSYQADKVNDQTFSAAWLLDLAVDYKLKNWVFTLGGDNVTDKYPEKLNDFSSSGGNLAYSTFSPYGYSGAFYYGKVTYNW; translated from the coding sequence ATGGGGAATTTCAACAGAAATGCACTGGCCACGGCGATTTTTTCAGCTAATTTGCTGAGCGTCGCCGGGATCAGTGCAAGCGCCTACGCTGTAGAAACAACAGATGAACAAAACCACCAGGCTTCTACGCTGGGTACGGTGATCGTCACCGGCACCCGTGCGCAAGAGCGCACCGCCAGCGCGTCGTTGTCGCCTATCGACGTTATTTCCGGTGACAGCCTGCGCAGTTCCGGTTCCAGCGAACTGGGCACGGTACTGGCACGCTTGATCCCGTCGATCAACTTCCCTCGGCCCAGCCTGGTAGACGGTGCAGAGCTGACTCGCCCGGCGCAACTGCGCGGTCTGTCGCCGGATCAGGTGTTGGTGCTGGTCAATGGCAAGCGTCGTCATACGTCGGCGTTCGTCAACCTGGGCGGGGCGGTTGGACGCGGCTCGGCACCTGCCGACCTCAACGCTATTCCACTGTCGGCTATCGATCACATCGAAGTACTGCGCGACGGTGCTTCGGCGCGCTACGGCTCCGATGCGATCGCCGGGGTGATCAATATCATCCTCAAGAGCGCCGATCATGGCGGTTCGATTTCCAGCAAATATGGCCAGTACAAGAAGGGCGATGGGATTCAGCGTCAGGTCTCCGGCAATACCGGCTTCGCGCTGGGTGACAACGGCACGCTGAACCTCTCGGGTGAAGGTGCCAATAACGACTACACCAACCGTGCCGGTGATGACCTTCGGGCGTCCAGTGCAGGTTCCACTACTTACGGTCAGCAGGTGTTCCGCCAGGGGGAGCCCGAAACCGAAGAGGGCAAGTTGCAGTACAACGCCGAATACAGTTTCAACGAGGCGGCGGAGTTCTACAGTTTTGGTGGCTACAGCAAGCGCCGTGGCGAAACGGCTGCGTTCTATCGACCGAGCAATGCCTCGAACAACATCGCGGCGATTTATCCAAACGGTTATTTACCGCTGATTCACGGCACGCTGGAAGACACCACGTTTGTCGCCGGGCTACGGGGTGAGCTTGCAGATGACTGGCATTACGATCTGTCCGCCAACTACGGCAGGAACTCTTATGAACTGCGCACCAAAACCATCAATACATCGCTGGGCCTGAACACGCCACGTTCGTTCGATAACGGCACGCTGACCAACGATCAGAAGCAGTTGAGCCTCGACCTCTCGCGGGAATTCAGCGCCGCGTGGCTGCCGTATCCGGTCTCGGTAGCCTTCGGTGCCGAGTATTTGCGCCAGGGCTATCAGATTGAAGCAGGGCAGGCGGAATCGTACTTCCAGACTGGCAGTTCCGGGCTGGGTGGTTTCCGCGCGGCCGATGCGGGCAGCTACTCGCGGCACAACTTTGCGCAATACCTGGACGTGGAAACCAACCTGACTGACAAGCTCGGTGTCTCGGCTGCCGTTCGCCATGAGGACTACAGCGATTTCGGCTCCAATGTCAGCGGCTCGCTGTCGGCGCGTTACGATTTCACGCCGCAGGTGGCCTTGCGCGGCAGCGTGTCGACGGGGTTTCGAGCACCTTCGCTGGCCCAGCAGAACTTCACCTTTACCTCGTCGCAGTTGATCGGCAACACCATTCAGGAAGCGGGCACGTTCCCGGCGGGCAGCAATGTCGCTCAGCTGTTGGGCGCCGAGGATCTGAAGCCCGAGAAGTCGCGCAACTACAGCCTGGGTCTGGTAGTACAACCGCTGGACAGCCTGACCGTGACTGCCGACGTGTATCACATCGACATCCAGGACCGTATCTCGCTGTCGTCCAACCTGGTGCTCAATAACGCGGCGATCAACTACCTGCGCAGTAACGGCGTTGGTGACATCAACTACACCAGTGCCCGCTATTTCACCAATGCCACCGACACCAGCACCGACGGCGTCGATCTGGTCGCCAACTATCGCTATCAGTTCGACAATGGCGTGCGCTGGAACAGTACCCTGGGTTACAACTACAACCACACCAAAGTCACCGACGTGAAAGCCAACCCGGCCATTCTCGATCAACTGGGCGTGAACCTGGTCCGGGTGGATCGCAGGGAGCGTATCGGCCTGCTGGGCGATACCACGCCGCAGCACAAACTGACGCTGGGCAACGACCTCACCTTCGGAAACTGGGCGCTGCATTCCAATCTGGTGCGCTACGGCGAGTTCACCAGCTACCAGGCTGACAAGGTCAACGACCAGACCTTCAGCGCCGCCTGGCTGCTGGACCTGGCGGTGGACTATAAACTCAAGAACTGGGTCTTTACGCTGGGGGGTGACAACGTCACCGACAAATACCCGGAGAAGCTCAACGACTTCTCCTCCAGCGGCGGCAACCTGGCCTACAGCACCTTTTCGCCTTACGGGTATAGCGGGGCGTTTTATTACGGGAAAGTGACGTACAACTGGTAG
- a CDS encoding DUF1615 domain-containing protein has protein sequence MMSIGLLVLAGCGTQRAQEPELSPQQARAQIVRLIPASVSDRQAWATDIHAAFAAQKIPLTTENICSVLAVTEQESTFQVDPAVPNMGRIARAEIDRRAARLHIPNALIATALRVRSPDGKTYGKRLDSAHTEKDLSAIFDDFIGMVPLGQVLFGNFNPVKTGGPMQVAIAFAEKHAEDYPYTVEGSIRREVFTRRGGMYFGIAHLLGYPVNYTQSLYRFADFNAGWYASRNAAFQNAVSRATGIELALDGDLIRFDSTSPGSTELAVRTLGDRLGMNKSQIWSQLKQGDTLEFEETDLYSKVFALADKAAGKPLPRAILPGITLKSPKITRNLTTAWFAERVDDRRERCVLRAPK, from the coding sequence ATGATGAGCATCGGGCTGCTGGTGCTGGCCGGTTGCGGTACCCAGCGTGCGCAGGAACCGGAGCTGAGCCCGCAGCAGGCGCGCGCGCAGATCGTGCGCCTGATACCGGCCAGTGTCAGTGACCGGCAGGCATGGGCGACGGACATCCATGCTGCGTTCGCCGCGCAGAAAATCCCGCTGACCACCGAAAACATCTGTTCGGTACTGGCCGTGACCGAGCAGGAATCCACCTTCCAGGTTGATCCTGCGGTGCCGAACATGGGCCGGATCGCCCGCGCCGAAATCGACCGGCGTGCTGCGCGGCTGCATATTCCCAATGCGCTTATAGCCACTGCGCTGCGCGTTCGCTCACCGGATGGTAAAACCTATGGCAAACGACTCGACTCGGCACACACCGAGAAAGACCTGAGTGCCATTTTTGATGACTTTATTGGCATGGTGCCGTTGGGACAGGTGCTATTCGGCAACTTCAACCCGGTCAAGACCGGTGGGCCGATGCAGGTTGCCATTGCCTTTGCCGAGAAGCACGCCGAGGATTATCCCTACACGGTTGAAGGCTCCATCCGGCGTGAAGTGTTTACCCGCCGTGGCGGCATGTATTTCGGTATCGCGCACTTGCTCGGCTACCCGGTTAACTACACCCAGTCGCTGTACCGCTTTGCCGATTTCAACGCCGGTTGGTACGCCAGCCGTAATGCAGCGTTTCAAAACGCGGTAAGCCGGGCAACCGGCATCGAATTGGCGCTCGATGGCGACCTGATCCGTTTCGATTCCACCTCACCGGGCTCTACCGAACTTGCGGTGCGCACGCTGGGTGACCGACTGGGCATGAACAAGTCGCAGATATGGAGTCAGCTCAAGCAGGGCGATACTCTGGAATTCGAAGAAACCGATCTGTACAGCAAGGTGTTCGCGCTGGCCGACAAGGCAGCGGGCAAGCCTTTGCCAAGAGCCATCCTGCCCGGCATCACCCTGAAAAGCCCGAAAATCACCCGCAACCTCACCACCGCCTGGTTCGCCGAGCGTGTTGACGACCGCCGCGAACGCTGCGTGCTGCGCGCGCCGAAGTGA
- a CDS encoding class II aldolase/adducin family protein, giving the protein MSNVSALPVQSATTPSGGGSVRDRVSPEEWEVRVKLAAAYRLAALKRWTDHIYTHFSARVPGPDEHFLINAFGLLFDEITASNLVKVDIDGTIVDDPTGLGINYAGYVIHSAIHAARHDLQAVLHTHTRDGIAVSAQKDGLLPISQHSIAFSGRVAYHGYEGIALDLSERERLVADLGDKSVMILRNHGLLTGGVSVEHAFQQLHALEYACNIQIAAQSAGNAELVFPPPEVIAKVEQQARVIKDGHGPGVIRHWNALIRELERSGADYRD; this is encoded by the coding sequence ATGAGCAACGTCAGCGCTTTGCCAGTCCAGTCAGCTACGACACCATCGGGTGGCGGCAGCGTGCGCGACAGGGTGTCGCCGGAAGAATGGGAAGTCCGGGTCAAACTGGCAGCGGCCTATCGACTGGCCGCGCTCAAGCGCTGGACTGATCACATCTACACACACTTTTCGGCACGCGTGCCGGGCCCGGACGAGCATTTTCTGATCAATGCTTTCGGGCTGCTGTTCGATGAAATTACCGCGTCGAACCTGGTCAAGGTCGACATCGACGGCACGATTGTCGATGACCCGACCGGACTGGGCATCAACTACGCCGGGTATGTAATCCACAGCGCCATTCATGCCGCACGCCATGACCTGCAAGCGGTGTTGCACACGCACACGCGCGACGGCATCGCCGTGTCGGCACAGAAAGACGGTTTGCTGCCGATTTCCCAGCACTCGATTGCCTTCTCCGGGCGCGTGGCCTACCACGGTTACGAAGGCATTGCGCTGGATCTGAGCGAGCGCGAACGACTGGTTGCGGACCTGGGTGACAAAAGTGTGATGATTCTGCGCAATCACGGCTTGTTGACCGGCGGCGTGAGTGTCGAGCATGCGTTTCAGCAACTGCATGCCCTGGAATATGCCTGCAACATTCAGATAGCCGCGCAATCGGCAGGTAATGCCGAACTGGTGTTTCCGCCACCCGAGGTAATTGCAAAAGTCGAACAGCAGGCCAGGGTCATCAAGGACGGCCACGGGCCGGGTGTCATAAGGCACTGGAATGCATTGATTCGCGAGCTGGAGCGTAGCGGCGCTGATTATCGGGACTGA
- a CDS encoding ExbD/TolR family protein → MAFSTQDTDEVLSEINVTPLVDVMLVLLVVFIVTAPLLTNSIPINLPKTESVAPVEQKDPLVVSIDGQGKLFINKDEIQPDLLETNLKAAREKAPDVRVQLQADNAVNYGEVARAMASIERAGITKLSVITAK, encoded by the coding sequence ATGGCTTTTTCCACTCAAGACACTGACGAAGTGCTGAGCGAGATCAACGTCACCCCGCTGGTGGACGTGATGCTGGTGTTGCTGGTGGTGTTCATCGTCACCGCGCCGCTGCTCACCAACTCGATCCCGATCAACCTGCCCAAAACCGAATCCGTCGCGCCGGTAGAGCAGAAAGACCCGCTGGTGGTAAGTATCGACGGTCAGGGCAAGCTGTTCATCAACAAGGATGAAATCCAGCCTGACCTGCTGGAGACTAATCTTAAAGCCGCCAGAGAGAAGGCTCCGGACGTGCGAGTGCAATTGCAGGCGGACAATGCCGTGAACTATGGCGAAGTGGCGCGAGCCATGGCCTCCATCGAGCGCGCCGGTATTACCAAACTGTCGGTGATCACCGCTAAATAA
- a CDS encoding MotA/TolQ/ExbB proton channel family protein yields MNLIASPFESIEHAVIWLLVIFSVATWGLALLKGVQFSRLKSQDRAFHKQFWAASNLDSAARLAHEQPGAAARVALAGYTAIQVPEGAQGNDLSQSINHQDRLERALRQQIVRERRSLETGLAILASIGSTSPFIGLFGTVWGIMSALKGISAAGSASLETVAGPIGAALVATGVGIAVAVPAVLVYNYFLRRLKLTAADLDDFAHDFYSLAQKSAFRVLLHPVLKSGATGGQAAQKVKEAS; encoded by the coding sequence ATGAACCTGATTGCTTCGCCTTTTGAATCCATAGAACACGCAGTCATCTGGCTGTTGGTGATCTTTTCCGTCGCCACCTGGGGCCTGGCTTTGCTCAAGGGCGTGCAGTTCTCACGCCTGAAGTCCCAGGACCGCGCGTTCCATAAACAATTCTGGGCCGCATCGAACCTCGATTCCGCTGCCCGACTGGCCCATGAACAACCGGGTGCAGCTGCTCGCGTCGCGCTGGCCGGTTACACCGCGATACAAGTGCCGGAGGGCGCGCAAGGCAACGATCTCAGCCAGTCGATCAATCATCAGGACCGCCTTGAGCGTGCCTTGCGCCAACAGATTGTTCGTGAGCGCCGCTCACTGGAAACCGGTCTGGCCATTCTTGCCAGCATCGGCAGCACCTCACCCTTCATAGGCCTGTTCGGTACGGTTTGGGGGATCATGTCGGCCCTCAAGGGGATCAGCGCCGCGGGTTCGGCGAGCCTGGAAACCGTGGCCGGTCCGATCGGTGCCGCGCTGGTGGCGACCGGCGTAGGCATTGCTGTCGCGGTGCCTGCGGTGCTGGTCTACAACTACTTTCTACGACGCCTGAAGCTGACTGCTGCAGACCTGGACGACTTTGCCCACGACTTCTACAGCCTGGCGCAGAAGAGTGCGTTCCGCGTGCTGTTGCACCCGGTCCTGAAATCTGGCGCCACAGGCGGGCAGGCCGCACAGAAAGTGAAGGAGGCGTCCTGA
- the glsB gene encoding glutaminase B: protein MQDLLNEILDEVRPLIGQGKVADYIPALGGVRPDQLGIAVYGNDGQMFSAGDAETLFSIQSISKVFSLVQAIGHSGEDIWQRLGHEPSGQPFNSLVQLEFERGRPRNPFINAGALVICDINQARFAAPSLSMRDFVRRLCGNPGITSDFKVADSEYQHRSRNAAAAYLMKSFDNFHGDVEDVLRSYFHHCALSMSCIDLARAFGFLANQGFCVHSGEQILSARQTTQVNSIMATSGLYDEAGNFAYRVGLPGKSGVGGGIVAIVPERFSLCVWSPELNAAGNSLVGMAALEKLSARIDWSVF, encoded by the coding sequence ATGCAAGACCTGCTGAACGAAATCCTCGATGAAGTGAGACCCTTGATCGGTCAGGGCAAGGTGGCCGATTACATTCCGGCATTGGGCGGCGTCAGGCCGGATCAACTGGGCATCGCGGTCTATGGCAACGATGGTCAGATGTTCAGTGCGGGGGATGCCGAAACGCTGTTTTCCATTCAGAGTATTTCCAAGGTATTCAGCCTGGTGCAGGCCATCGGTCATTCCGGTGAGGACATCTGGCAGCGTCTCGGCCATGAGCCTTCCGGCCAGCCGTTCAACTCGCTGGTACAGCTCGAATTCGAGCGGGGCAGGCCGCGCAACCCGTTTATCAATGCCGGTGCGCTGGTGATTTGCGACATCAACCAGGCCCGCTTCGCCGCGCCTTCCCTGTCGATGCGCGACTTCGTCAGACGCCTGTGTGGCAACCCCGGCATCACCTCCGACTTCAAAGTCGCCGACTCCGAATACCAGCACCGCTCGCGCAACGCAGCAGCTGCCTATCTGATGAAATCCTTCGATAATTTCCATGGCGATGTGGAAGACGTGCTGCGCAGCTATTTCCATCATTGCGCACTGAGCATGAGCTGCATCGACCTGGCGCGTGCCTTCGGCTTTCTGGCCAATCAGGGTTTTTGCGTCCACAGTGGCGAGCAGATCCTCAGCGCTCGCCAGACGACGCAGGTCAACTCGATCATGGCCACCAGCGGTCTTTATGACGAAGCAGGCAACTTCGCCTATCGTGTGGGTTTGCCTGGCAAGAGTGGAGTAGGTGGCGGCATTGTGGCTATTGTTCCCGAGCGTTTTTCGCTGTGTGTATGGTCCCCTGAGTTGAACGCCGCCGGTAATTCCCTGGTCGGTATGGCTGCGTTGGAAAAACTCAGTGCGAGGATCGACTGGTCAGTCTTTTGA
- a CDS encoding DUF1810 domain-containing protein has protein sequence MNDVYNLQRFVNAQQPVFQQVLMELEAGHKRSHWMWFVFPQIQGLGHSEMAQRYAMSNLDEARAYLQHPLLGPRLEQCAALIAPQVERTAQQIFGSPDDMKLHSSMTLFALAAPDRPVFQAVLDGFFEGERDAMTVRLLSR, from the coding sequence ATGAACGACGTTTACAACCTGCAACGCTTTGTCAACGCTCAGCAGCCAGTGTTCCAACAGGTGTTAATGGAGCTTGAAGCCGGACACAAGCGTAGCCACTGGATGTGGTTCGTGTTTCCGCAAATTCAGGGGCTTGGCCATAGCGAAATGGCGCAACGCTATGCCATGAGTAATCTCGACGAAGCCAGGGCTTACCTGCAACATCCGTTGCTCGGACCACGTCTGGAGCAGTGCGCAGCCCTTATTGCCCCTCAGGTAGAACGTACCGCACAGCAAATTTTCGGCTCGCCGGATGACATGAAGCTGCATTCAAGCATGACCCTTTTCGCCCTCGCCGCCCCTGACCGGCCGGTGTTTCAGGCTGTACTGGACGGTTTTTTCGAGGGCGAGCGGGATGCGATGACAGTGAGACTGCTGTCACGTTGA
- a CDS encoding ABC transporter ATP-binding protein, which yields MPVFKRFTTFMQQALRAVHLVWTTSRALSVGLILATLVAGLLPALAAWLGQRIVDAVVAAMQLHASAGEAPLWPVLRYVLFEAGVLALLAGAQRALSVQQALLRVLLGQKVNTLILEKAQTLSLSQFEDSEFYDKLVRVRREASTRPLALVTKSLGLLQNLISLISFAVLLVHFSPWALLILVLGALPVFFAEAHFSGDAFRLFTRRAPETRRQNYIETLLSHEGYIKEVKLFGFAPLLLQRYRETFERLYGEDRRMTLRRDGWGFLLGLLGTASFYLAYAWVVVDAVHGNITLGQMTMYLVLFKQGQAAVSSSLSAISGLYEDGLYLADLYIYLGQPVPPPTGSLTQGALPGDGMRFEKVSFTYPGTSRPALEHIDLHLAPGRSVALVGENGSGKTTLIKLLTRLYRPDQGRILLDGSDLQEWDEDALRSRIGVIFQDFIRYQFLVGENLGVGDTHAFHDETRWREAAAQGMAAQFIEQLDKGYATQLGRWFAGGQELSGGQWQKIALSRAYMRRDADILILDEPTAALDAGAEAAVFDHFREYAKGRMTLLISHRFSSVRNAEHIVVLEHGRVLERGDHDSLIAAAGRYAALFDLQAQGYR from the coding sequence ATGCCTGTTTTCAAGCGCTTCACCACCTTCATGCAGCAGGCTTTGCGCGCCGTGCATCTGGTCTGGACCACCTCTCGCGCGCTGTCCGTCGGCTTGATACTGGCCACGCTGGTCGCCGGTCTGTTGCCCGCGCTGGCCGCCTGGCTGGGGCAGCGCATCGTCGATGCGGTGGTTGCAGCGATGCAGTTGCATGCCAGCGCCGGTGAAGCCCCTTTGTGGCCCGTGCTGCGTTACGTACTGTTCGAAGCTGGCGTGCTGGCCCTGCTGGCCGGGGCTCAGCGTGCGCTGTCGGTGCAGCAGGCGCTGCTGCGGGTGCTGCTGGGGCAGAAGGTCAATACCTTGATTCTGGAGAAGGCCCAGACGCTGTCGCTGTCGCAGTTCGAGGATTCGGAATTCTACGACAAGCTGGTGCGCGTCCGGCGTGAGGCCTCAACCCGTCCGCTGGCGCTGGTCACCAAATCGCTGGGCTTGCTGCAAAACCTCATTTCGCTGATCAGCTTCGCCGTGCTGCTGGTGCACTTTTCGCCCTGGGCGTTGCTGATTCTGGTGCTGGGCGCGTTGCCGGTGTTCTTCGCCGAGGCGCATTTCTCAGGCGATGCGTTCCGCCTGTTTACGCGCCGTGCCCCGGAAACCCGCCGCCAGAATTACATTGAAACGCTGCTTTCCCACGAGGGCTACATCAAGGAAGTCAAACTGTTCGGCTTCGCGCCGCTGCTGCTTCAGCGCTATCGCGAGACCTTCGAACGACTGTACGGCGAAGACCGCCGTATGACCCTGCGCCGCGATGGCTGGGGATTTCTACTGGGGCTGCTGGGCACTGCATCGTTTTATCTGGCTTATGCCTGGGTGGTGGTCGATGCCGTACATGGCAACATCACGCTCGGTCAGATGACCATGTACCTGGTGCTGTTCAAGCAGGGGCAGGCGGCAGTCAGCAGCAGCCTCAGCGCGATCAGCGGTTTGTATGAGGACGGGCTGTACCTGGCCGATTTGTACATTTACCTGGGCCAGCCGGTCCCACCCCCGACCGGCAGCCTGACGCAGGGCGCATTGCCTGGCGACGGCATGCGTTTCGAGAAGGTGAGTTTCACCTACCCAGGCACCAGCCGCCCGGCGCTGGAACATATCGACTTGCACCTGGCGCCCGGTCGCAGTGTGGCGCTGGTGGGTGAGAACGGGTCGGGCAAGACCACATTGATCAAGCTGCTGACCCGTTTGTATCGGCCTGATCAGGGGCGCATTCTGCTGGATGGCAGCGATTTGCAGGAGTGGGACGAAGATGCCCTGCGCTCGCGGATCGGCGTGATCTTTCAGGATTTCATTCGCTATCAGTTTCTGGTCGGCGAAAACCTCGGGGTCGGCGACACCCATGCGTTTCACGATGAAACCCGTTGGCGAGAAGCGGCGGCGCAGGGCATGGCCGCGCAGTTCATCGAACAGCTCGACAAGGGCTATGCCACGCAATTGGGCCGCTGGTTTGCAGGCGGTCAGGAGCTGTCCGGCGGGCAGTGGCAGAAGATCGCCTTGTCGCGTGCCTATATGCGCCGCGACGCCGATATTCTGATTCTCGACGAGCCGACTGCCGCGCTGGATGCCGGAGCAGAAGCGGCGGTGTTCGACCACTTCCGCGAATACGCCAAAGGCCGCATGACACTGCTCATATCGCACCGGTTTTCCAGCGTGCGCAATGCTGAACACATCGTGGTGCTGGAACATGGGCGAGTGCTTGAGCGTGGCGATCATGACAGCCTGATCGCCGCCGCAGGGCGCTACGCCGCGTTGTTCGATCTACAGGCGCAGGGCTATCGCTAG
- a CDS encoding ABC transporter substrate-binding protein, producing the protein MSKTAKFLPRISRLTATIGLGAALLSATLIAPATAQAEGEIRIAEQFGIVYLLLNVVRDQQLIEKHGKEDGLDIKVDWTQLSGGSAVNDALLSGSVDIAGAGVGPLLTIWDRTKGRQNVKAVASLGNFPYYLVSNNPNVKTIADFTEKDRIAVPAVSVSVQSRYLQLAAARLWGDKEYARLDKYTLSLPHPDAAASLIAGGTELTGHFSNPPYQDQELKNPNVHVVLNTYDLLGPNSPTVLFATEKFREENPKTYKAFIEALAEAETFVSKDIAAAADIYLRVTKAKIDRAELLKIIDQPTFQFTITPKNTYPLAEFLYRVGAIKNKPASWQDYFFQDATPLQGS; encoded by the coding sequence ATGTCGAAAACCGCAAAATTTCTACCCCGTATCAGCCGTCTCACAGCGACCATAGGTCTGGGTGCCGCCCTGCTGAGCGCCACCCTGATCGCCCCGGCTACCGCGCAGGCTGAAGGTGAAATCCGCATTGCCGAGCAATTCGGCATCGTCTATCTGCTGCTCAATGTGGTGCGCGATCAACAATTAATCGAGAAACATGGCAAGGAAGATGGACTCGACATCAAGGTGGACTGGACCCAACTGTCTGGTGGTTCGGCGGTCAACGATGCGCTGCTGTCAGGCTCCGTCGATATTGCCGGTGCAGGGGTTGGCCCCTTGCTGACTATCTGGGACCGCACCAAAGGCCGACAGAACGTCAAGGCGGTGGCGTCGCTGGGTAACTTCCCGTACTACCTGGTGAGCAATAATCCCAATGTCAAAACCATTGCCGACTTCACTGAAAAGGACCGCATCGCGGTTCCGGCAGTCAGCGTTTCAGTGCAATCGCGCTACCTGCAGCTTGCCGCCGCCAGGCTCTGGGGTGACAAGGAATATGCGCGACTGGACAAATACACCCTGAGCCTGCCCCATCCGGATGCGGCCGCCAGCCTGATTGCCGGTGGCACAGAATTGACCGGGCACTTTTCAAACCCGCCGTATCAGGATCAGGAGCTGAAAAACCCCAATGTGCATGTAGTACTCAATACTTACGACCTGCTGGGGCCCAACTCACCGACAGTGCTGTTCGCCACAGAAAAGTTTCGTGAAGAAAACCCGAAAACCTACAAGGCATTCATCGAAGCGCTGGCCGAGGCGGAAACATTCGTCAGCAAAGACATCGCTGCCGCAGCCGACATCTATCTGCGTGTCACCAAGGCGAAGATCGACCGCGCCGAACTGCTGAAGATCATTGACCAGCCAACGTTCCAGTTCACCATCACGCCGAAGAACACCTATCCCCTGGCCGAGTTCCTGTATCGCGTCGGGGCGATCAAGAACAAGCCCGCGTCGTGGCAGGATTACTTCTTTCAGGATGCCACTCCACTGCAGGGCAGCTGA